DNA from Pelagibacterium nitratireducens:
GTCTGCACCATCGGCCGTGACGCCGACAGCTTCGAGAATACCAATACCGAAGGCACCCAGATATCCACCGGTATCATCGGAGCCGATGGTCCAGTTGCCGAGCGGATACATCAGGTTATAGCCGATGAGGTAGTAAAAGATCGCAGCGATCGCAAAGAGCGAAATGTTCTTCAAAAGCTGCATCGATACGTTCTTGGTGCGCACCAGACCGGCTTCGAGCATGGCAAAGCCGGCAGCCATCCACATCACCAGCACGCCGCCGAAGATCATCAGGAACGAATTGAGAATGAACACAACGTCGGCCGAGACACCCTCGGACACGGTTTCGACCACTTCCTCGGCCGCCGCGGCGTCCTGCCCCAGCGCGGGCAGTGCAATGAGCAGGGAGGCTAGCGCCGCCGCACCCAGCAATTTGCTTGTCTTGAAATTCATGATTGTCCTTCTCCTAGTTGGACGCCAGGCTCTCAGAGGGCTTCCGTTCCGGTTTCACCGGTACGGATGCGGATGGCCTGTTCGAGATCGAGAATGAAAATCTTGCCGTCGCCGATACGACCCGTCTGCGCGGAGTCCTTGATGGCGCTGGCAACCGCGTCGATCTGAGCGGCGTCAACGGCGATCTCAACCTTGAGCTTGGGGAGGAAGTGAACGGCGTATTCAGTACCGCGGTAGATCTCGGAGTGACCCTTCTGACGTCCATACCCCTTGACCTCTGTTACGGTCATGCCGTGCACATCGAGCGAATTGAGGGCCTGACGGACCTCCTCGAGCCGCGATGGCTTAATAATGGCTATTAGCAGTTTCATGGGTGCTCCTTTCCGAATTCCGCACCTGACACGGGACACATGGACTCAAGAGCCGTGCCAACCTGCTTTTTTTCTGATTAAGCATTTGATGAATAAGGCATTTTTCCGTGGCCGATGATGGCGTCAAATTCCTGACACAATTCGGCATGCCTAAAAAACAGGCAAGTTTGGTTCGATCTTTTAACGAATGGTGAATTTAAATGCACGGATGCCGATAGCGGTGCGGCAATCGTTTCCTTGCGTCATGGCGACTGCAGACGCATGCTCGGACCAAACGATCGGGAGCATGCATCATGGCAGGCAGCAATCAGGTACAATCGTTCGACGTTCTGATTGTCGGCGGTGGGCCGGTTGGCCTTTCGCTGGGCATCGCATTGGCGCGATTTGTTCCCGGCATAAATGTGGGCCTGCTTGACCGGCGCGCCCTCACGGTGCCCAGGGATTCGCGGGCTTCGGCGATCGCGGCAGGCGTGCGGCATCTGTTTACGGCTATCGGGGTCTGGGATGGTATGGCTCAAGCGGCCAATCC
Protein-coding regions in this window:
- a CDS encoding P-II family nitrogen regulator translates to MKLLIAIIKPSRLEEVRQALNSLDVHGMTVTEVKGYGRQKGHSEIYRGTEYAVHFLPKLKVEIAVDAAQIDAVASAIKDSAQTGRIGDGKIFILDLEQAIRIRTGETGTEAL